The Chryseobacterium sp. JV274 sequence CTGTAGCGATTCCCTGTTCCAAAAGTTGAGTCTTAAAAGAAGCTTCCGATTTGCTTGTGCTAATTGCAGTTTCTATAGTTCTTTTAAGAATGAGTTTTGAAGGATTATTTTTCATTTTTGACTTCTCAATGAGGACCTGAATATTTTCCAACCCTGCCCGTTTGCCAAAAAGGGATGATTTAAAAGGGGAACTTATTTTTTTTCCATTTTTATCTGTAGCAAAATAGACCATTCCTTTTCTCATTTTACCATGAAGCTCTCCGCTAATTTCTTCAACGGAGATATTGAATTGAGAGAGTAAAGCGTTATATGCACCTATACTTTGAAAGCTGTATGTTTGAGGCATGTGTCTTATTACTGATGATAATTGTGTTTTGATATTCCCCTTAGTATAATCTACAGGTTTAAAAATAGGGCTTTGATTTAAACTTCTATTCTCACCAGCAACCTTTATGTTGTATCGTTTTTCCAATTTCCTGCAGACTTCCATTGATCGGGGGTGATCATAGCGATCTGATATTTTCTTCCCATCGATCTGGACACACGTGGTGACGATATGAATGTGAGTCCTGTCAATATCCGTATGTTTAAAGACAACGTAGGGTTGGTTGCCATAACCCATTTCCTGCATATATTGCTGGGCCATTTCCCGATAATCTTTGTCATTAACCTTATCTCCAGGATCAGGATTAAGTGAGATATGTCTTACCGGTTTTTCAGTTTTGTTATTGGCTATCAAGTAGGGTTCAAAATACTGATGAAAAAATTTAACCGAATAAGGTCGATCCCACAAATCAGGAATCTTGTTAGTAAATAAAACAGTTCCTTTTTCGTTGTCTACTTTCTGTTGATTGTAGGTAAGCGCACCCCATAGGTTTTCACCTTTTCCAATTTTAGCGATCATTTTTCATAATTTTTTTGAATATGGTTTTGTTCAAATTCTTTGGTAAGTTCTATAATCTGCTTACAAATTAAAGCTAGTTCTCTGGTATGATTTTCCAGTTTAAAGAGATAGAAAGAAGCTTTTTTCTCAGTAAAGTTTCGGTATAAAATTTTTACAATCTGATTATAATTGTTTCCAATCGATTGAAACTGATAAAAGAATTTAGTGAGTTGAGTATGATAATCTATTGTTGAAATATCCACTTTTACAATTTTTAATTCTTTCTGAAACAAAATTGTTGTAATAAATTTCGCTCTGCTGTTCATTCCTGATGCCTCATACAATTTTAGAAAATTAATGTTTTCTTCATCCGTAAGACGGAATACATATCTGTTTTTACTGGGGCGAAGTTTAGGCTTACGTCCACCTTTATTTTTATTATTTACGTCCATAGCATCCAATTTAATATTAACAAAATCATGACTTCGGAGTGATTTTTAAAGCCCCAGCCAGGGCAAGTTGTTTTGAGGCACGAAAATAGTTATGAGGCACTCAAAACATAACTTGCTCCTTTCGGGTGAAAGGAAATTCCAGTAATAAAGCAGATGTAATACTGATCGCATTCATAAAGTTCAATTTCCCAAGACCTCCTTAGTCTTCTGAAACAAAGTAAACCACAATCATTTGTAGGGACAATATTAGAAAGAAAGTCAAAGACAGTCACTTAAAGCCAAAAACGACCATTAAGAATATTTCGAAGAAGAAATCGTATTCATTTGTATCAGATTGAGGGCGGGATTTCCTGACTGCAGATCTGATAGAAATCCTGAATAGTGGAAATCCAGCATGCCAGCCTTCCGGAATTCCAGCCGTCAAGATAGTCTCTGTGAAAGATAGTCTTCAGGAAAGCAATTTTTCAGGATTGCAGGATGAATGGCATTCAGCCAGAACTGATTGAAGTCAATACAGCTTTCGGGAATTCCGTCCAGTAGCACTGAAAGCAGTACAGGGAACCTGATATATGTATTGCCAGGGGCTGTCAATCAGTCTTTCTTCCCAATTATGTATAACCAAAATCAAGCAAAATGAAAACAAAGAACCAACCTACAATTATTGCATTTTCCACCCAAAAAGGAGGGGTAGGAAAAAGCACTTTTACATCACTTCTAGCAAGTATTCTTCATTATCGGATGAGGTATCATGTTGCCGTTTTTGACTGTGACTTTCCTCAGTACAGTTTACTTCAGATGAGAGAGCGGGATTTAAAAATGGTGATGCAGAATGAGATTTTAAAAAAGATCGCTCACAAACAATTTACGAGTATTAATAAAAAAGCGTATCCCATTTTCCAGAGTAAAGCCGACCAAGTTTTAGAGGATATGGATGCTTATGTTGTTGGATCTGAAACAATTCCTGATGTTATATTTTTAGATCTACCGGGAACTGTGAATACGGCTGGTATTTTAAAAACTTTGACGAAAGTCCATTATATTTTTTCACCCATTACTGCGGATCGTGTTGTGCTTGAAAGTACGTTAAGTTTCACTGATGTTCTAACCAATGTATTGATGAAAGAAACTCAAACGGGAATCCGGGCAGTCCATCTTTTCTGGAATCAGGTGGATGGAAGAGAACGGACGTTGCTCTACAAAAACTACAGTAAAGTGATTTTAGATTTAGGGCTGCCACTTATGGAAACAAGCATTACAGACAGTAAAAGATTTAGAAAGGAAGGGGAGGCTATTACAAAGACTGTTTTCCGATCGACTTTACTGCCTGCAGATCCTAAATTGTTAGCTCAATGCAGGTTGGATCAATTTGTAGAAGAATTTTTAAGAATTGTAAAACTATAAATTATGGAACAGGACAATAACAATGAAGAGAACGGTATCGATGAACAATATCTGATGTCCATTATGGCAGGAAGTCCCCAGAAAGAAGTTCCTGTACAAAATGCAGATCTCCAAAAGGAGAAAGCTGTAAAAAAAAATAAATTGAATACTAAGAAATCCTCAGATATAAGCTATATGGAACAGTTTCTTACTCATCATACAATGACAAAGCGTGGTGATAAAAGTATCTATATCCGTCCTGAATATCACGAGCGCCTCTCACGCATTATTCAAATCATCGCCGATGACCAGATTCCTCTGTATGCTTATCTGGATAATATACTGGCGTATCATTTTGAAATGTTTGAAAAGGAAATCACTGATGATTTCAATAACAAATACCGTCCCATCTTTTAATATCATTTTATGGAAAAAATAATCATTATAGGTTTATTAATTGCTATCATTCTAATTCTTCTAGACAGAAGATTCCCAGTCAATGTCCATGCGAAAGATAGTGGTAATACTAAGAAAATTTCTCCATCTATAATGGGAGATATTAAGCAAACAAAAAGAAAAGGTTTGCCAGTTGAAGCCACTGAAAGCCACCTTGAATTTACTTCATTAGTAGAAGATAATTTTGAATCAGAAACCAGAAACGGGAAAGCTGAAGATGTAGCCGAGAATAAAAATCTTGATGATATCCTAATCAAGGATAATTGGGGGCAGGAGGAAGAAGATTGGAAGTATCAGGACTCTAATATCGAAAGCGGGTTTGCTACAGGGGTTACCTTTCAGGAATTGAGTACTGCGGGTCAGCTGTTACAGCGGAATATGCTGGAACCTGATTTAGAACAGCAAGCAGTTGCTATAATTCAAAAAATTCATGGGACCGAGCTTTTTGATCTTTTGGAGAATTCGTTGGGGGAGGCTTCGAAGCGTATTTCAAATTTGTTAAGTCAGAGCATTTCGAATGATGTTGAAGGCATATCTTCCAGTTACAAAGATGGTGTTGAAGGTTTCGATATTGGGGAGTTTGTTTAGGCAAATTCCCCTTTTGTTATTAATAAATTTCAACTAAGATCTGTTATCAAACAATTCGTGCAGTTTTTTCTGCAGAACCTTTTTGTCGGGAAGCTGCGTTTTGTATTCAGAAACCATTGTCGGAGAAAGACTTCTACTGAGCGCATATTCTACTACTTCGCTGTCCTTGTCTTTACAAAGCAGTACGCCGATGCTTGGATTTTCGTTCTGACGTTTAACATCCCTGTCCAGAGCTTCTAGATAAAAGTTAAGCTGACCCAGATGTTCGGGTTTGAATTTATCTGCTTTCAGTTCGAAAGCGACAAGGCATTGCAGCCCCCTGTGGAAGAATAAAAGATCGATATAAAAATCAGAATTGCCGACCTGTACTTTGTACTCTTCGCTGATAAAAAGAAAATCCCGTCCTAACTCCAGGATAAAATTTTTCATCTGCTCAATTAAACCTTTTTGGAGATCATTTTCATTGAATGTTTCAGGCAGATTTAAAAAGTCAAATACATAGCTGTCTTTAAATGTATTGACTATATCAGCGTTGGTTTCTCTCAACACTGTTGAGAGTTTTGAATTTCCAATCATCGTTCTTTCAAAAAGGCTGCTGGATATCTGTCTCTCTAACTCCCGGAAGCTATAATTTTCCTGTTTGGTCAACTTGATATAAAATTCCCTTTCCTCGATTGATTTACATCTGGAGAATATGGACAGATTATGAGACCAGCTGATTTCTCTCAACAGTGTTGAGATTTTTGGAAATTCCTTGTAAGTCTCATAAAATTGCTTCATTCTCCATAGATTCTTATCCGAAAAACCTTTTAGTTCAGGTTCATGAGTCTGGATAAACTGAGAAAGTTCTTTAACCACAGACTGTCCCCATTCACTCAGCTCAACCTTTTTGCTTATATACTCACCAATATTCCAGTATAGATCGATGAGTTCCTCATTGACTTTTCTTATTGCATTGTTACGAGACTGTTTGATGAGCTCAATAATATCTGTGAACCTTTTATCCATGATTTCTCTTTTTTGAAATTCCTTACAAATTTACAATTAATTATACAGGAATTCTGACTGGCGCACGGTTCTTTAACAGCCAAAAGATTCCATCCAATGCCATTCCTGTTACTGAGTATCTAGACTCGGACATCTTTGTCTTCAAGCCCGTAAAGTGCGGGTTTCATAATCAAAAAATCTATTCATTATGAAAAAACAAAGAAAAAAATTGCTGTATGCTGTTTTAACATTGGTAACAATTAATTCGGTATTTGGTCAAGGCAATGGTTCAGCCGGAATTAACGAAGCTACACAGATGGTCACCTCTTATTTTGAGCCGGCTACCCAATTAATTTACGCCATAGGTGCAGTAGTAGGACTCATTGGAGGAGTCAAGGTTTACAACAAGTTCAGCAGCGGTGATCCTGACACCAGTAAAACCGCTGCAAGCTGGTTTGGAGCATGTATCTTCCTCATAGTTGCAGCGACAATTCTTCGCTCATTCTTCCTTTAAATGACGGTTATGAATATCTATTATATCAATAAAGGAATAGGACGGACGGTAGAGTTCAAGGGACTTAAAGCGCAATACCTCTTTATCTTCAGTGGAGGGCTCTTAGGAATATTGA is a genomic window containing:
- the mobB gene encoding conjugal transfer protein MobB, producing the protein MIAKIGKGENLWGALTYNQQKVDNEKGTVLFTNKIPDLWDRPYSVKFFHQYFEPYLIANNKTEKPVRHISLNPDPGDKVNDKDYREMAQQYMQEMGYGNQPYVVFKHTDIDRTHIHIVTTCVQIDGKKISDRYDHPRSMEVCRKLEKRYNIKVAGENRSLNQSPIFKPVDYTKGNIKTQLSSVIRHMPQTYSFQSIGAYNALLSQFNISVEEISGELHGKMRKGMVYFATDKNGKKISSPFKSSLFGKRAGLENIQVLIEKSKMKNNPSKLILKRTIETAISTSKSEASFKTQLLEQGIATVIRKNDEGRIYGITFIDHNSKSVWNGSQLSKELSANSFNKLWNEVEIKRETKYDHNDHFNLSQEICKQQFLTDSISGVFDGFFSGLLSSDTNEDQEEQIFESQMKKRQRKRRKK
- a CDS encoding ParA family protein — encoded protein: MKTKNQPTIIAFSTQKGGVGKSTFTSLLASILHYRMRYHVAVFDCDFPQYSLLQMRERDLKMVMQNEILKKIAHKQFTSINKKAYPIFQSKADQVLEDMDAYVVGSETIPDVIFLDLPGTVNTAGILKTLTKVHYIFSPITADRVVLESTLSFTDVLTNVLMKETQTGIRAVHLFWNQVDGRERTLLYKNYSKVILDLGLPLMETSITDSKRFRKEGEAITKTVFRSTLLPADPKLLAQCRLDQFVEEFLRIVKL
- the mobA gene encoding conjugal transfer protein MobA, with protein sequence MDVNNKNKGGRKPKLRPSKNRYVFRLTDEENINFLKLYEASGMNSRAKFITTILFQKELKIVKVDISTIDYHTQLTKFFYQFQSIGNNYNQIVKILYRNFTEKKASFYLFKLENHTRELALICKQIIELTKEFEQNHIQKNYEK
- a CDS encoding DUF3408 domain-containing protein, with amino-acid sequence MEQDNNNEENGIDEQYLMSIMAGSPQKEVPVQNADLQKEKAVKKNKLNTKKSSDISYMEQFLTHHTMTKRGDKSIYIRPEYHERLSRIIQIIADDQIPLYAYLDNILAYHFEMFEKEITDDFNNKYRPIF
- a CDS encoding YhcG family protein encodes the protein MDKRFTDIIELIKQSRNNAIRKVNEELIDLYWNIGEYISKKVELSEWGQSVVKELSQFIQTHEPELKGFSDKNLWRMKQFYETYKEFPKISTLLREISWSHNLSIFSRCKSIEEREFYIKLTKQENYSFRELERQISSSLFERTMIGNSKLSTVLRETNADIVNTFKDSYVFDFLNLPETFNENDLQKGLIEQMKNFILELGRDFLFISEEYKVQVGNSDFYIDLLFFHRGLQCLVAFELKADKFKPEHLGQLNFYLEALDRDVKRQNENPSIGVLLCKDKDSEVVEYALSRSLSPTMVSEYKTQLPDKKVLQKKLHELFDNRS
- a CDS encoding DUF4134 domain-containing protein, with the translated sequence MKKQRKKLLYAVLTLVTINSVFGQGNGSAGINEATQMVTSYFEPATQLIYAIGAVVGLIGGVKVYNKFSSGDPDTSKTAASWFGACIFLIVAATILRSFFL